The Macaca thibetana thibetana isolate TM-01 chromosome 11, ASM2454274v1, whole genome shotgun sequence genome window below encodes:
- the MLEC gene encoding malectin isoform X1 gives MLGAWTVEGTAVALLRLLLLLLPAIQGPGLGVAGVAGAAGAGLPESVIWAVNAGGEAHVDVHGIHFRKDPLEGRVGRASDYGMKLPILRSNPEDQILYQTERYNEETFGYEVPIKEEGDYVLVLKFAEVYFAQSQQKVFDVRLNGHVVVKDLDIFDRVGHSTAHDEIIPMSIRKGKLSVQGEVSTFTGKLYIEFVKGYYDNPKVCALYIMAGTVDDVPKLQPHPGLEKKEEEEEEEEYDEGSNLKKQTNKNRVQSGPRTPNPYASDNSSLMFPILVAFGVFIPTLFCLCRL, from the exons ATGCTGGGAGCCTGGACGGTTGAGGGAACCGCTGTGGCGCTCTTGCgactgctgctgttgctgctacCGGCGATCCAGGGACCGGGGCTCGGCGTGGCCGGCGTGGCTGGCGCGGCGGGGGCCGGGCTGCCGGAGAGCGTCATTTGGGCGGTCAACGCGGGCGGAGAGGCGCATGTGGACGTGCACGGGATCCACTTCCGCAAGGACCCTTTGGAAGGCCGGGTGGGCCGAG CCTCAGACTATGGCATGAAACTGCCAATCCTGCGTTCCAACCCTGAGGACCAGATCCTGTATCAAACTGAGCGGTACAATGAGGAGACCTTTGGCTACGAAGTGCCCATCAAAGAGGAGGGGGACTACGTGCTAGTCTTGAAATTTGCCGAGGTCTACTTTGCACAGTCCCAGCAAAAG GTATTTGATGTACGATTGAATGGCCATGTCGTGGTGAAGGACTTGGATATCTTTGATCGTGTTGGGCATAGCACAGCTCACGATGAAATTATACCTATGAGCATCAGAAAGGGGAAGCTGAGTGTCCAGGGGGAGGTGTCCACCTTCACAGGGAAGCTCTACATTGAGTTTGTCAAG GGGTACTATGACAATCCCAAAGTCTGTGCACTCTACATCATGGCTGGGACGGTGGATG ATGTACCAAAGCTTCAGCCTCATCCAGGattggagaagaaagaagaggaagaagaagaagaagaatatgaTGAAGGGTCTAATCTCAAAAAACAGACCAATAAGAACCGGGTGCAGTCAGGCCCCCGCACACCCAACCCCTATGCCTCGGACAACAGCAGCCTCATGTTTCCCATCCTGGTGGCCTTCGGAGTCTTCATTCCAaccctcttctgcctctgccggTTGTGA
- the MLEC gene encoding malectin isoform X2, with protein MLGAWTVEGTAVALLRLLLLLLPAIQGPGLGVAGVAGAAGAGLPESVIWAVNAGGEAHVDVHGIHFRKDPLEGRVGRASDYGMKLPILRSNPEDQILYQTERYNEETFGYEVPIKEEGDYVLVLKFAEVYFAQSQQKMYQSFSLIQDWRRKKRKKKKKNMMKGLISKNRPIRTGCSQAPAHPTPMPRTTAASCFPSWWPSESSFQPSSASAGCENK; from the exons ATGCTGGGAGCCTGGACGGTTGAGGGAACCGCTGTGGCGCTCTTGCgactgctgctgttgctgctacCGGCGATCCAGGGACCGGGGCTCGGCGTGGCCGGCGTGGCTGGCGCGGCGGGGGCCGGGCTGCCGGAGAGCGTCATTTGGGCGGTCAACGCGGGCGGAGAGGCGCATGTGGACGTGCACGGGATCCACTTCCGCAAGGACCCTTTGGAAGGCCGGGTGGGCCGAG CCTCAGACTATGGCATGAAACTGCCAATCCTGCGTTCCAACCCTGAGGACCAGATCCTGTATCAAACTGAGCGGTACAATGAGGAGACCTTTGGCTACGAAGTGCCCATCAAAGAGGAGGGGGACTACGTGCTAGTCTTGAAATTTGCCGAGGTCTACTTTGCACAGTCCCAGCAAAAG ATGTACCAAAGCTTCAGCCTCATCCAGGattggagaagaaagaagaggaagaagaagaagaagaatatgaTGAAGGGTCTAATCTCAAAAAACAGACCAATAAGAACCGGGTGCAGTCAGGCCCCCGCACACCCAACCCCTATGCCTCGGACAACAGCAGCCTCATGTTTCCCATCCTGGTGGCCTTCGGAGTCTTCATTCCAaccctcttctgcctctgccggTTGTGAGAACAAATGA